DNA sequence from the Synergistota bacterium genome:
CGAGAAACCTTAAAACATCTTCTCGGGCTTCCTCAACGCTTTTCTTTCTTATAGAAAGCTCAAATGGAACGTCTTCCACTTCAAAGCTTATTTCCTCCCTTTCTGGCTCATCCAGCTCATTCTGAGTTATCCCCTCTCCACTGACCTCATCCTTTGAGAGAAATACCCTGAAGAACCCTATTCTCAAGACGACTTCCTCATCTTCAGGGAAGATTTCCTCAACCTCTCCCCACTTTCCAAACTTCGGAACATATACTCTGTCCCCGATTTTAAGGAACTTAACGCTCCTTAAGGGTTCAAAGGTAATGGGCTTATCTTCATCCAGCTCCTTAGAAAGCTTTCTGAGCTTCCCTTTCGCTTCAGCGTAGCTCCTTACACTGGCTTTCGCATCTTTAAGTATCTTTTTAAGCTCTTTTTCCGCTTCTTTGAGCATCCTGTTAGCCTTAAGCTTCGCGGAAGAAAGAATCTTTTCCTCCTTTTCCCTTATCCTCTCAAGCTTTCTTTGATACTTGTCCTTAGCTTCCTCAGCTTTTTTCAGTTCTTCCTTAAGCTTCTTCTCAAGTATGGCGTAACTTGAGCGCTTCGTATGAAGCTCCCTTATAACTTTTTCCACTCTCTCATCCTGAGACGATATGAGTCTGCTTGCTTCTTTTAATACTTCCTCGAGCATACCGAGTCTCTTCGCTATAGCGAGAGCATTGCTTGCTCCAGGAATGCCTATGAAGAGCCTGTACGTGGGCCTAAGCGTCTCTATATCGAACTCCACTGACGCGTTCTCTATATCCCTCTCCCTTATAGCATAATATTTCAGCGCAGGGTAGTGAGTCGTAACTATGGCCTTGGCTCTCTTTTCCCTTATGTACTTTAAAATAGCCATAGCAAGTGCTGCTCCTTCCTGCGGATCCGTCCCCGCACCAAGCTCATCAAGTAGAAGCAAGGAACGAGAGCTTATACGTGGGAGAATCTTAGCTATAGGCTCTATATGAGAGGAAAACGTCGATAGATTCTGCACTATGCTCTGCTCATCTCCTATATCTGCAAACAGCACATCGAACTCGCCTACTATCGCTTCCTGTGCGGGAATGGGAAACCCACACCAGGAAGCCAAGACCATCAAGCCTGCCGTTTTTAAAGCTACCGTCTTACCACCCGTGTTTGGGCCTGTTATAACAAGAATACTGAACTTCTTACCAACCTCTATGCTTATAGGCACTGCTTCCCTACCAAGCAAAGGATGTCTCACTTCCACAAGCTTAAGAAAAGGCTTTTCCTCCAACTTAGGTACTATACATTTTTCATCTATCATAAAAAGAGCACGAGCACAGAGATCGTCCAATTGAGCAACTATATTGAGGTTTCTCATAAGCTCCCTCGAGGCATTCATCGTTATCTCCCCGAGACGGTACAAAATTCTATTTATTTCGTTCTCCTCTTCAGACCTTAGTTCCCTCAACTTATTTTGAAGCTCGAGAGTAGAAAGCGGTTCCATAAAAACGGTCATACCGCTTCCCGAAAGATCATGAACAATTCCCGGAAAGGATCCCTTTTTATCCCGCCTGACGGGAATAACATATCTCCCTTCCCTAAGAGTATATATCGGTTCCTGAATTACATCGGAGAAATCAGGAGAATATATTATTTTAGAAAGCTCACCCTTTATTCTCTCCTCAAGAGCTTTTATCCGCCTTCTCAAAGAAGAAAGGAGGGGAGAAGCTCCGGAATCCACCTCTCCCCTATCATTTATAGCGCTTGATATCGATGAAGAAAGCCCTCTTAAAGGCTCAATATCCTTCGCAAGAGAGTAGAGCGAAGGATATTCCCCTCTAAGCGAGTGAAAATAATCCCTCAGCTTCTCCACGCTTTTACAGAAATCCCTTATTTTAAGAAGCTCCTCGGGAAAGAGCTTCAGAGATGTTTTAAGGTTCTCTAAAAGCGGGGTTATATCCTCAAGAGCCCCCGTAAAGGGAGGAAACTCTCCAGATGAAAGAAGTCGATGAAACTCTTCAAGCAGGATGAGCTCTCTCTTGAGCTTATCCTTATCCAGAGTGGTTTTAGCGAGTATTCTCCTTCTGCCCATGCTTGTAAGAGCCTTTTTCGACACCAGCTCCTTAAACGCCTCAAATTCAAGAAGTCTCCTTGTCCTCTTATCTACATCCATTTTAATTCACCTATCACCCTCCTTACATAAGGAAAAGCATATTTTTTGAAAATCCCATAAAATAGCGAGCTTTCCCTAAGAGTTTTCAATAAGGTAACCTCGGGAAGCACAGAAATTACGAAAAAGAGCGCGCTTAAGATAACGAGCGCTTCCGCAACCCCGAAGAGGGCTCCCCCCCATTTATCGAGCCAACCCAGCCAAACTGCCTTAAGAATCTTATGGAGCAAAACCCCCAAAAGAGAGAAAAAAACAAGCACGAGGAAGAATATCAGAGCAAAAGATATTAAGGAAGAAAACGAAGCAATGGAGGGAAACCTCAACCGCAATCCTCCCGCTAAACTGGGGTAATATTTAAAAGCAATTCCTAAACCAACTATTAACCCCACCAGGGAGGTTAGCTCTCTCGATATGCCTCTAAACCACCCTCGCACGAAGAGAAACAGTATAAGGGCTAATGCAAAGATATCTAAAAAACCAACATTTATTCCTTCATGAGGCACTCCTCCACCCTCTTCCCGATTTTAAGAAGGTTTCTCCTCAAATCGACAAGTCTTTCAGCAAGATTCAGCGAAAGCATTATAAGCTTCTCGCGAGAGTCAAGATGGGGGAACGTTTCTTCTATATCCCTTAGCGTATCACTCACCATAGATGCAAGCTCTTTGAGCTTGTCCTCAGGCTCATCTCCTTTTATCCAGTACGTTTCCCCCAAGATAACGAGCTTAACCTTAGCCATTACTCGCCTTCCTTATTAACAACATCAACAAGCTTGGCAAAAATTCTCCTTATTCTGTCTTCCATGTCGCGCTTTTCCCTTAAGAACTGCTCTCTCTGCTTCTCTATTTCTTCAATTTCTTTTAATCTCTCATTCGCCTTTGAGAGCTCTTCTCTGAGTTTGCTATTCTCCTCCCTTAATTTCCCCACAAGGGAAATTAAGGCATCTACCTTCTCCTCAAGGGCTTTCAGCTCTTCCATCAACTCCGGAATCCCCTCCTTATCTGACCTCGAAGCCGGCCTGGCGAAGGCTCTCCCTTACCTTAGAGTGAACGACATCTACTTCCTCATCCTTAAGAGTCCTGTCCCTAAGCCTATAAATTACAGAGAAAGCCAAACTTCTATATCCCTGTGGAATCTGCGGTCCCTGATAGAAATCAAATACCCTTACCTCCTCAACCATCTCTCCACCCGTCTGACGTATTATCCTCTCTACCTCCGCAGCTTTTCCTTCTAAGGGTACGATCACGGATACATCTCTTCTCACCGCAGGGAACTTAGGTAATCCCTTATACCTTATCTCTCTTGAAACGAGCGATAAAAGAAGGTCAAAATCGAGCTCTGCTATATATACTGCTTCCTCAATATCATGCTCTATTCTTATCTTCGGGCTCAGCTCTCCAATCCACCCGATTGCCTTACCACCTATAGATATAGAGGAAGAGTTATAGCGAGACAGAAAGGGAAGATCCTCCTTAAGTTCTTCAAAGGTATAGCCTTCAATCTTAAGAGCATCGAAAAGATTCTCAACTGCTCCCTTAAGGTTTAGAAAATCCCTGGGAATTTTACAGCCGGTTATCAGCTCTTTATCTACCCCACCAAGCATTATAAACCCTATTCTCGTTTTCTCCGTGGGCAAGCCCTCGGGAGTAAGGTCGGTGATGAAAATCCTGCCTATTTCAAAGAGAGACATCTCTCTCAGTCCTCGCCTGTAGTTCGTGAGAAGAACGCTAAATAAACCGGGAAGCATGAAGGTCCTCATAACGGACTGATTTTCCCTCAACGGATTTTTTAATTTAACGACTTTTCTCAAGCGATGTCCCTCAGGCAGAAGAAGAGCATCGAAGATAGAGGGATCTATAAAGCTATAGGTTATTACCTCAGTAAGACCACTTCCAACGAGAATATCCCTAACCTTCCATTCGAGCTTTTGAGCCTCACTCATGCCACCTACCTGAGTTTCTCCCCAAGGCATTCTCGCCGGAATTTTTACATACCCGTATATCCTCGCCACTTCTTCTATAAGATCTATCTCTCTTTGAATATCTCCTCTATAAGTCGGAATCTCCACCTCGAGAAGATCCTCTCTATATCTCGAGGCAAAGCCAAGCGAGGAAAGAATGGTTATTATTTCTTCATTTCTTAGCTGAGTGCCCAGTATCTTATTGACTCTCCCAGGCCGAAGCATCACATACCACGACCTAAATGTCTCCTTAGAAAGATCAAAGTAACCCCGTGCCACCTTACCAGATGCTATTTTTGAAATGAGATAGGCAGCCCTATCGGCTGAAAAGAGGGTATTTCCCGGGTCAACCCTTCTTTCAAATCTATATGAGGCCTCCGTAGATACTCCAAGATAACGTGCCGTCATTCTCACAGAAGATGGATTAAAGAAAGCCGATTCAAGGAAAACGTTTTTGGTTCCGCTCCATATCTCAGTTTCCTCACCCCCGATAACACCAGCTATAGCTATAGGCCTTTCCACATCGGCAATTAGGAGATTCTCGGGTGTAAACCTCCTTTCCACCCCGTCTATACAGATCAGCTTTTCACCCTCAAGCGCTTTCCTTATAATTATCTTTTTACCCCTTATAAGGTCGAGATCGAACGCATGAAGCGGTTGCCCCAGCTCAAGCATAACATAGTTCGTTATGTCAACAACGTTATTCACGGGCCTTAGTCCACAATGGATCAACCTTCTCTTGAGCCACAGTGGGCTTTCCCCCACCTTAACATTTTCTATAACCCTACCAACATATCTCGGACAAAGCTCATAATCCTGTACCTCTACGCTAACGAGGTCCCTTATGTCTTCTCCTTCCTCCTCAAGATCGAACTTAGGAAGAAGATTCGCCGGTCCCATGCCCTTTATAGCAGCAACTTCTCTTGCCACACCAAGCATGCTCAGGCAATCTCCTCTATTAGGAGTTATACTTATATCTAAAATCACATCATCCAGCTCATACAGTTTAACGAAATCTTCCCCCTCAGATACGCTCTCTGGAAGCCTTATAAATCCCCCTTCCTCTCCTATACCAAGTCTTTCTTCCGAAGGGAGGATAGCGTTAAAGCTACTTCCAGCGATCGAGTATTCTCTGACCATGCCTCCCCCGGGAATAGAAGATCCTGCAGGAGCAATCACTACCATTTCTCCAGTTTGTGGAGGAGTCTCTCCATCATAGAAAGCAAAATAAATCTTATCACCTACCGAAAGATGCACACTATACCCCGATTCAAAGCGCTCCGTTTTCCTCACCCTCGCAGCTACCAGCCCGCTGATACCAGGATTAAGCCTTTCAACTTCCTCGACCTCGAGACCAACCATGAGAAGCTTATCAGCGAGCGCTTCAGGTGAAAATCCAACATCTATGAACTCATTAAGCCACTTAAAGGAAAGCCTCATTCCTACCCCTCCCTAAAACTGCCTTAGAAAGCGCAGATCGTTTTCGAAAAAGAGCCTCAAGTCATCTATACCATACTTAAGCATCGTTATCCTTTCAACGCCAAGCCCAAAGGCAAAACCTACATACTTGCCACTATCATAGCCCACAGCTTTAAAAACCTCGGGATGAACCATTCCCGCGCCAAGTATTTCAAGCCATCCCGTTCCTTTACAGACAGAACACCCTTCCCCTCCACATCTAACGCACTCAACATCAACCTCCAAGCTCGGTTCCGTAAATGGAAAATAGCTGGGTCTGAAACGCGTTCTCCTCTTCCCTCCAAATATTCTATTAGCAAACTCAGATAAAACTCCCTTAAGATCAGCAAGCTTAACATCTTCGTCGACGAGCAAGCCCTCAACCTGATGAAACATGGGAGAGTGGGTGGGATCCAAATCCCTTCTATAGACCTTGCCGGCAGAAATAACTCTCAAAGGGGGCTTCTTTTCCTTCATTACCCTTATTTGAACCGGAGAAGTATGGGTTCTAAGAAGCGCTCCTTCCGTGATGTAGAAAGTATCATGCATGTCCCTCGCAGGATGATCCTTGGGTATATTGAGAGCCTCAAAGTTATAATAATCGAGCTCTACTTCCGGTCCTTCCTCGAGAGAAAACCCCATAGATGAAAAAATTTCTATTATCTCTCTTAAAACTATGTTTAAAGGATGGATATTTCCTATCCTAATGCGCCTGCCAGGAAGAGTAAAGTCAATCCTTCCCTCAAGCTCCCTTCTATGAGCCTCTGCTGCACGTATTTCCTTCTCCTTCTCCCTTATCCTCTCCTCTATCCACCCCTTAAGCTCGTTAAGAAGTCTCCCCTCTTCTTTCCTCCTTTCCGGAGGCAAACCTTTAAGATTTTTAAATAGAAAGCTTATTTTCCCCTTCCTGCCTATATATCTGGATTTTACCTCATACAGAGCGGGGAGGGTTGAAACCTCCCCTATATCTCTTACAAAGCTTTCCCTTATCTCATCTATGTTCATTATCTTATCTGTATTCATTAACGGGCTTCCTCCCTCCAAAAAGCAAAGATCAGCCCGCCAGTCCAAGGCTTTCTTTAGCAACATCGACCAGCTTCACGAAGGAGTCCCTATCATAAATTGCCATCTCAGCGAGCATCTTACGATTTATAGCCACGCCAGCTTTTTTCAAACCATTTATAAACCGACTATAGGTCAACCCCTCCTCTCTTGCAGCAGCATTTATCCTCGCTATCCAGAGCCTCCTAAACTCCCTCTTCCTCGCCTTTCTATCCCTATAGGAATAGCTAAGAGCTTTCAGCATAGCCTCGTTAGCTCTCCTAAAAACGTTTTTCTTCTGACCATAGTAACCCTTGGTAAGTTTAAATAGCTTCTTTCTCCTTCCTTTTCCAGAGCTTGCGTTTTTAACCCTCATATCTCTCACCCCTTTTCCTCATCGCGATTTAAGCATAGGGCAGCATTTCCTTAACATTGTAAGCATCGCTTCCCCCTAAGAAGGCATCTCTCCTCAATTGTCTCTTCCTCTTAGGGCTCTTTCTTCTTAAGAGATGACTTCTTCCCGTTTTCATGTACTTAACCTTACCCGTAGCGGTTATCTTAAATCTCTTTGCCACGCTTTTACGAGTTTTCATCATGGCTTCATCCCTCCTCTATTTTGGAGCAAGCATAAGACTCATAGACCACCCCTCTGCCTTTGGACCCCATTCAAGTCTACCAATATCCTTGGTTTCCTCAACAACCCTGTTTAGGATTTCCCTACCGTTATCGGCATAACTTAACTCCCTTCCTCTGAAAAACATCGTAACCTTAACTTTACATCCGTCTTGAAGAAACTCTCTGATGCTCTTAAGCTTAAACCTGTAATCGTGCTCTTCTATCTTTGGCCTCATCCTTATCTCCTTAACAACAGCTCCCTTAGTTTTACTCTTAGTCTGCTTCATTTTTTTCTTCATCTCATAGCGATACTTTCCATAATCCATAAGTTTACAAACTGGAGGATTTGCCTCAGGAGCTACCTCAACGAGATCAAGCTGTTTCTCGGAAGCGATCCGAAGAGCCTCTTGGATATTACATATACCTATCTGCTTGCCATCCTCGTCGATAAGTCTAACCTTCCTCGCCCTGATCTGCTCGTTGATCCGATGTTCCTTAATAACATATCACCTCCGATTCTTTTCTCAAGCAAGATATTTTAAAAAGGGCAGATAGAATACACCTATCTGCCCTTTTTAGCCACGAAAAACGATCTTTTTCTCGCTTTAATAAGGACCCTGCAAGCTCCCTCGCCGCAGGGTGAGAGGCAGATAGATGCCCCTTCTTACTGAAGAAAGAATCAATTGAAGTATATCATGAAAAAGCTTATAAGTAAAGAAGTTTCTCCCAAACCCTTTTAAAATCTTCGGGGAGAGGAGCACGTATCTTAAGAAGCTTTCCGCTCAAAGGGTGTTTAAAAGAAAGCTCTTCGCAATGAAGCATACATCTGGGAACCTTACGAATGGCTTCCTCCCAAATTCTTCCTTTTCTGTAAAGTTTCTCACCAACTACTGGATGTCCCACCATCGAGAGATGAATCCTTATCTGGTGCTTTCTACCCGTTGTTATCCTTGCCTGAAGCAATGTTGCGATATTACCACGCTTAAGAACCCTAAAAAAGGAGTGCGCTTCTTTTCCCCCCACGCGAAAGCTTACCTCAAAGGCTTCTCTATCCACTCTCCCCTCCACTATAACTATATAAAGTTTGCCAATTTCCTTTTTCTTAAACAGCTCCTTAAACTTATTAAAAACACCATCTCCCTTAGCAAAGAGGACAGCTCCAGTTGTTTCTAAGTCCAACCTATGGATGGCCCTAACCTTATATCCATCCCTTCTTAATGTGCTTTCCAAGCTTTTGGGGGATTCATTTGTCGGCATAAAGGGGGGTTTGCTAATCGCAACTATATATTCATCCTCGTAAAGGATATCATAAGTGTAATCAGGCTCATAGATAATAGCCTCAACTCGATCTCCATCACTTAAGGGAAAGTTAGCCTTAGAAACCCTTTCCTCATTTACGAAAACCCAACCTCTATCGATAAGCCTTTTAGCCATTCTTCGCGATATAGAAAGTTCCCTTGCGAGAAACTCGCGAAGTGTGATAAGTCTATCTTTGCATTGAAAGCTCAAAAAGTCACTTAAAGTTTTTCTTTCTTTCCTCAAGCAGTCTCATAAACTCCTCCAAAGTAAAGCTTCCCAGATCTCCTTCCCTTCTTTCTCTCACGGAAAGCTTTCTCTCATTAACCTCCTTATCTCCAACTATTACCATATAGGGCACCTTCTCGAGCTGAGCTCCTCTTATCTTGTAACCAAGTTTCTCATTCCTATCGTCAAGTTCAACCCTGTACCCCGCATCAAGAAGCTTTTTATAAACTTCCCGCGCATAAGGAATGTGAGCCTCTCCTATCGTTAACACCTTTATTTGAAGTGGGGCGAGCCACAGAGGAAAGGCACCAGCATAGTGCTCTATGAGAATACCAAAAAACCTTTCTAAGCTACCATATATTACCCTGTGAAGCATTACGGGCCTGTGCCTCTCTCCATCAGGTCCGATATAGGTTATATCGAATTTCTCCGGCATGAGAAAATCAAGCTGTATGGTACCACACTGCCATGTCCTACCTATGCAATCTTTAAGGTGAAAGTCTATCTTAGGGCCATAAAAAGCTCCCTCACCCTTCTTAATCTCATAAGGGATAGACAGGTCATCAAGCGTATCCTTAAGAGCGCTTGTTGCCTTCTCCCATATCTCATCCGATCCCATGGCTTTCTCTGGTTTCGTACTAAGCTCAACTGAATAATCGAAACCGAATATATCCCTGTAAAAGTGATCTGCAAGCCTTATTATGCCCTCTATCTCACTCTTTATCTGTTCGGGTGTACAGAAGATATGTGCATCATCCTGCGTAAAAGCTCTAACCCTCATGAGTCCATGCAGAACGCCAGATCTCTCATGTCTATGGACTATGCCCAGCTCAGCAAGGCGCAAAGGTAGATCTCTGTAGCTCTTTATGCCTTCTTTAAATACGAGTATCGCACCAGGGCAGTTCATCGGCTTTATAGCGTAATCCACCTCATCTATCTTAGTGAAATACATGTTTTCCTTATAGTGATCCCAATGCCCTGAGCGCTCCCAAAGCTCTCTATTAAGTACAAGAGGTGTTCTTATCTCCAAATACCCCGCTTTCCTGTGCTCCCTTCTCCAAAAATCTATAAGCTCATTTAAGACAACCATTCCCTTAGGATGGAAGAAGGGAAATCCCGGACCCTCGGGATGAAGGCTGAACAGATCAAGCTCCCTACCAAGAAGTCTGTGATCCCTCTTCTTCGCCTCTTCCAGCCTTCTTAAATGTTCTTCAAGCATCTCCTTAGCTGGAAATGCAGTTCCATATATTCTTTGAAGCATGGGATTCCTCTCGTCCCCTCTCCAGTAAGCCCCCGCAACGCTCAAGAGCTTAAAGTACTTTATGAGCCCGGTTGATGGAACGTGAGGTCCCGCACACAGATCTATGAACTCCCCCTGCCTATAGAAGCTGATCCTTTCATCAGGTATATCCTTAAGAAGCTCAAGCTTATAAGGTTCATCTTTAAGAATCTCCTCAGCCTCATCTCTTGTCTTAAACTCCCTTATTACAGGATAATCCTCCTCGACTATCTTCTTCATTTCCTCCTCAATTCTCTCAAGATCCTGCGGAGAAAAACCATCGGGATAATCGAAATCATAGTAGAAGCCTTTCTCTATCGCAGGTCCTATTCCCAGCTTAACCTGAGGGAAAAGGCGCTTTACCGCCTGCGCCATAATATGAGAGGCAGTATGCCAAAAAGCCCTTTGAGCCTCAGGGTGAGAGAAATCAAGAAAGTTAACCTCACAATCCTCGTCTACCTCAAAGGTGAGCTCCACAACCTTTCCGTTAACTTCCGCCATAAGAGCCTCCTTAAACCCAAGCAAGACCGCTATATCAAGGAGCTTAGCTCCCTTATCTACACTTATAATCTTCTCTCCAACCTTAACGTTCGGCATACTCATCAGCTCCTTTTAAAATTTAGGTTAGTTAGCTCCTCGAGAGTCAGGGAACGCGTGTGCCTCGTGTGGGACCAGCTCCTGACTCTCACGCTCAAGAGAGCCTGAACTACAACGGGGATCCAAGTTAAACTCCATACCACCAGATAGAAAAGATAAGGAAAAAGCCTTAAAGGGACCTTTTCCTGAATTAAAGCTACAAGTGGATAAAGCCATACCCAAACAGAAATGGAAACCCAAAGCCAAAACGGTAAAAAACCACCTGTGTGAATTCCCCCCATGCCCACATCTGCAAAGGAGGAGAGAAGAAGAAAGAATATTATAGCCCCCCCCAAGAGTATTCTTAAGGGTGATATCGCATAAAAGAACATATCCAGCATATGAAGCTTTCCCTCCAGAATCGCTTTTTTAAGAAGGGCAAAGCCATACCTGAGCGCAACATCCCAATGCCCTCTCATCCACCTCAATCTCTGATACCAAGATTCCCTAAACGTTAAGGGTTTCTCATCGTATACCTTGGCGTCATGTATCCAGCCCACCTTTACCCCCTTAAGGTTAAGCTTAACAGTTAGCTCAAGATCTTCAGTTAGTGAGGTTAAACCAAGAGCATACCTTTCCAGGAGATCACGCGTTAGGGAAAACCCCGTTCCACCGAGGACAGCGGAGAAACCGAGCCTCCACCTCGCGAACTGAAAAACTCTGTTGGATATCCAGTATCCAAGCGCATAAGCCTTAGTTACCCAGCTATCGAGCGGATTCTTTGTATCAAGATAACACTGGACTACCTTTTCCCCTGAAAGAAGCCTTTCATTAACTCTCCTAAGAAAGTTAAGAGATACCAGGTTATCAGCATCGAAAACACAAACCGCATCGAAGTCCTCTTCCTCAAGAAGCCGCTTGAAAGCCCAATCAAGCGCATACTGCTTGCCCTTTTTTAAAGGATCATATCTCCTCCACACAATTGCTCCGCTTTTAAGGGCAACTTCAGCCGTATCGTCGGTGCAGTTATCAGCTATAACTATAATCTTATAAAAATCACTTGGATAATCCAACCTTTTCAGGTTCTCTATAAGTCTATCTATCACATCTCGCTCATTATGAGCAGGAATCAAAATAGTGAATCTTAAAAAACGCTCTTCCCGCGCCTTTTTTTCCCTACGCCACGGAAGCAGCCCCACCGTATATACGAAAACATAATATCCGCCCAGAAGAGCTACCACGAACTGGACGAACAGCGTAAGATAAAACCAGATT
Encoded proteins:
- the thrS gene encoding threonine--tRNA ligase, yielding MPNVKVGEKIISVDKGAKLLDIAVLLGFKEALMAEVNGKVVELTFEVDEDCEVNFLDFSHPEAQRAFWHTASHIMAQAVKRLFPQVKLGIGPAIEKGFYYDFDYPDGFSPQDLERIEEEMKKIVEEDYPVIREFKTRDEAEEILKDEPYKLELLKDIPDERISFYRQGEFIDLCAGPHVPSTGLIKYFKLLSVAGAYWRGDERNPMLQRIYGTAFPAKEMLEEHLRRLEEAKKRDHRLLGRELDLFSLHPEGPGFPFFHPKGMVVLNELIDFWRREHRKAGYLEIRTPLVLNRELWERSGHWDHYKENMYFTKIDEVDYAIKPMNCPGAILVFKEGIKSYRDLPLRLAELGIVHRHERSGVLHGLMRVRAFTQDDAHIFCTPEQIKSEIEGIIRLADHFYRDIFGFDYSVELSTKPEKAMGSDEIWEKATSALKDTLDDLSIPYEIKKGEGAFYGPKIDFHLKDCIGRTWQCGTIQLDFLMPEKFDITYIGPDGERHRPVMLHRVIYGSLERFFGILIEHYAGAFPLWLAPLQIKVLTIGEAHIPYAREVYKKLLDAGYRVELDDRNEKLGYKIRGAQLEKVPYMVIVGDKEVNERKLSVRERREGDLGSFTLEEFMRLLEERKKNFK
- a CDS encoding glycosyltransferase family 2 protein, producing MSGGEIWFYLTLFVQFVVALLGGYYVFVYTVGLLPWRREKKAREERFLRFTILIPAHNERDVIDRLIENLKRLDYPSDFYKIIVIADNCTDDTAEVALKSGAIVWRRYDPLKKGKQYALDWAFKRLLEEEDFDAVCVFDADNLVSLNFLRRVNERLLSGEKVVQCYLDTKNPLDSWVTKAYALGYWISNRVFQFARWRLGFSAVLGGTGFSLTRDLLERYALGLTSLTEDLELTVKLNLKGVKVGWIHDAKVYDEKPLTFRESWYQRLRWMRGHWDVALRYGFALLKKAILEGKLHMLDMFFYAISPLRILLGGAIIFFLLLSSFADVGMGGIHTGGFLPFWLWVSISVWVWLYPLVALIQEKVPLRLFPYLFYLVVWSLTWIPVVVQALLSVRVRSWSHTRHTRSLTLEELTNLNFKRS